The genomic stretch GGATAGGTCCACATCTCATTAACATTTCACCTGGAACCTAAAATATAAAGCTGCAAAGTGCAGCTATTTTTCCAGAACCATTGAATCTTTAATAAATTGCCCTGGGGTTCTTGGTGCTGTAGTGTGCCTCACAGGCAGCAACATAAGCTGACTCCGGGAAGAAATCATCATGGTATTCTGCTAAAAacctagagaaagaaaaaaaaaggcactaATGAGCATCATAATAAGGACTGAACACCCTGTAGCTAAGTATTAGctttcatatttcttcttttttgtgcACTAGGAACAATACATGCTTCTAGGCTTGATTCTACTTGATTATTTCCACAGCACTCAACTGAACTAGTTTCTGTCAATCACCATGCATCTGAATCTCTTCATCATCAGTGTTacagaacagaaaacagactctGAACTTGATTGGGTGGCAGTCTgattacacacatgcatatgtgaaaAATAAGCTCAATAAATACTTTCCTGTTTTTCAAGCTCTAAAAATATGTGTGACAAACCCCAATAAATGTCACTTAAGAAATTCACAGGCCTTATACAAACTAAGTTGCACCCAAACTGAACAAGCAACCAATACCAGTGCTTTGGATACTAATTTGCCATCCCAAGAGGTTAGTTATAAGTCTAGATGGCAGTACCACAACATGTCAAAAGACTGGCATGTCTGTAGCTGGCTGGTAAAATGCGGTGTCACGCAAGAATCTGCAATACACTGCTGATGGGATGAGtgagagtcaggcatggtggctggagcatATAACCCAAGCATTGGaaagctgaggtgggaagaccagtACCTAAAGTTCATGGCTACTGGGAACTATGTTGCCataccccatctcaaaaaaaaaaaaaacagcaacaaaacaaataaaacaaaccaacaaaatagaaaacaaaacaaattccaagTGAATTTGGACAAGTAGAAGCCAGTTGTGAGTTCTACCATGAAGCACTTACCCTGCTATCTCCCACCTGTCCAAATTCCTAAAACTGTCACACCTCTCTAAATAAGGAAACATTGTCAGAAATCACTTGACAGACATATGCTTTTTTTCTATGTTTGCACCTTCCTGAAGGTCattgttcagttcagtgatttgaattgctattattttttctattttttaaaaagcaatttttatttattttccaacaaTTTCATGCAATAGACCTTGACTGTATCAATCCCCAATCTTCCCTCTCACAccttagatattttttaaaaccttttacaatatttatttataaaatcttcTATGTTATTTCTTAAAGTTCTAAGTTCTTCTTTATATGAGGAATACTTCAAAACCTGTAGGTTTTCCTACACTAACTTGCAGCCTTGGCACTATTTGCGTTCAGTGCACAAAGTTTTATGTTAATCAGAATCGTAGGTTTGTCTGAAAGGACATTTGGGAGGGAAgagagtatttttaaattttgttttcagtaaaaTGTTGGAAAGTCTAATTATGTTCAAGGACATCTTCTTCAAAATCCCTATAGAGAAATACCTTTTCAAAGTTTCAGACAAATTTCTCAAGAGCATTTTCTACTAcagaaaaataacttttcaaaGTTTCAGACTAATTTCTCAAGAGCACTTTCTACTCTTGAATATCCTAGATCAGTCAGAATGGGGACTGATCCAGTAGAAAGAAAAGTGTTCCCTTTAAGGTCTAGTAGCTAGGCTGAGCTGGGTGAGGCAAGGTGAAGACCAGCCTTGAAGGACAAGGTAAGGATATAGCTAACAGACATCTGGATGGAAGAGAGGAACTAACTGGACAATGGAATAAAGATGGGCATCAGATCCACAGATCAAATATTCTATTGGATAAGAAAATGACTGGTTATCTTAGGTGAAGATATCAACACCATTCTCTGAATTCATAAATGTCAGCACATACTTGGAGTCATTTATTATAGTTCTAGGCTAATATTTAAGTTAACTTagatacatacaataaaaaaggACAATGTTTATGGTATTCCtgaagaaaatatgtaaaattaaaggCAATCTCAAGTACTTCTAGGTCAGAAAATTCATTTTCTGCTTACAATGTTATCCAGCTGGATTCTTCTAGTGACATAAAAACGTACCTCAGTATCCTTAACTCAGAAACTGGAAAAATGAAGGCTAAAAGAAGCATAaaaccaacaagcaaacaaatcaaaaatTCCCTTCGTACTTACCCTACCTGTCAAAACACATCCCCCTACACATACAATATGGAAAATACCACAGAACTACTTTCCATGCATGATAAAGTTAAGCCTAGAAAAGTCACATGTTTgctggcagagacaggtgaggcAAGGTAATAGAAAATACCTCAGAAAGAGATCAAAGTGCTTCAGTAAAGCCTTCAGATTCTTCTCAGAGAAGGACATCTTCCCAAGGATTTCTGGAAGTTTTActggattaaaaataaatacatttgtaaTCAGCAGAAGGTTACAATGGACAGGACTCATGGTGGGATCATCTGGGTAACTCTTTCCCCTTTGGGGACTGAAATTAACACCTACATAATCAAACAGTAAGTTACGGAACAAAGATAGAATAGGAAGTCAAGTATTATAAGCACAACTTTTATGAAATTTAAGTTGTACCAAGGGCCTTTTCTTTGAAGAGGAAACCAGGTATCCACATTAGTTAGATGCTTACAAGATGCCCATAAGCTAGCAACCCTGTTAAAACAAGAGCCAATCGACATTAGGCTGCTAGTGCTGAGGGCATCAGGAGGCCCCACTTCCCTTCGATCATCTACAGGATGCGAATGATTGCTAGGAGGGAGAGTTCCTTCAGTGGTGAAGCCACTGGCAATTGCTTTTGCTTCCTTTCTCATCCATGCACCTATACGAAACTCTAATGAAACTCATTAGTTGGGGcagagcgcgcgcacacacgcatgcacacatacacaccgtGGAATTAGAAGGACAAGTTGTTGAGACAAGGGACGTAATGGGGGGTGACTATAATCTCCACGCAttctatatacatatgaaaatatcataGTGAAAGCCACTACTGTATGTAATTAATAGctgccaataaaataaaaactggaaagaagacaaagaaacgGATTTTTACCAAATAATCGCAGCAAATGCTGTGCACCATAAATGAATGAAGGGGGAGGTGGCTGGTCTCCTGGCGGATAATTGTCAGGCACAAGTTTCCAGGACAggacctacaaaaaaaaaaaccaccatgtGAATGCCCCCTTTATTTCAAATGGAGACAACTTCTAGATACCCAAATCTTATAACAGTGAATCATATGGAGAGAATAAAGCCATATTGCTACCTAATGAAcacaagcttaaaaaaaaaaaaagaaatgtgagagCCACAATGACTTAAACTTAGGTTAAGAAGATACTGGATTTGAACTTCTCAGTGTCAATTATTTTCTTGCCATTCCAAAATGGCAAGGAAGGCATACTGGCAGGATCAGGAGACTGGCTGCTCACACTGTATCAATCCAGGAAGCCGAGAGTGGGCAGGAAATCTAGGCAGTCTATAAAAACTAAAGGCTTGGCCCTGGTGACCCACTTCTTCCAGCAAAGTCCACTTCCTAGAGGCTCCATAGTCTTCCCAGACAGCATCACCAGCTCGGGACACAGTGTTCAAACAAGCCTCTAGGGCACACTTGCATTCATACTTAGCCCCTTTCCCTTAAACAGGAAACACAACCAACAGTATCAAGAGTCCCTGGTTCCTTGCTTTTGGAGTCATTATGGAAACTAATTTGAATCATCTCAGAGTTCCAGCCTAGTAATTGGTCTCTTTGCTTTTACTCTGATTTTCAGAAGCATAGATGGACGTGGGGCTTTGGTTAAAGTGAGAGCTGTCTTGCAGAATTTCCCCAGCAGTACCTTTGTCAATCAGCAAGCCAGCTTTCATTATAGGGTGTGCCTAATCTATTAACATGGAAGAATCAATGTTGGGGGAAATTCTTTATGAGAAAAAACAGAGGGGTACCCACCCCCAAAACATCAGAAATGCTGGCACAGTTGACCTGAAAGAAAGAAGCGAGCTGTTCACCAGTGCTGTGGGACTCCAGGATGAAGGTCCCAGCTTCAGTTCAGCTCCTTGCAGCTTTCATGGAAATTCCCTATCTCATCCTTGGCAGCAAGTGCAGACATCTTCACCTCAACCAGGCATCTAACCCTGTTCCCACAGGGGAATCTTAGAAATGCTTCGACACTGAGTGTTGATCAGAGGTACAGGTAGACATTTGTAATTTTTCAGAGATTATCAATGAGAAACACTTGTGCATCATAACCAGCAACGTTGTCATCTAGACCCTTCCCTAATACaatcagcagctgggaataagTGAAAGGAGCAGAAGGGATCTGGATAAATGGTCCTGGTTAAAATCCACAGTGGAAGAAGTCCTTGGGGGTCCTTAAAGTCACTATGGATTATTGAGTCCCTAGAGCCTGCTGAACACCGCTGTTTACCACAAAGCAGCCTGCTCTACTATTAACCACTAGATGGCAGCACTGACCTGAATGGAAGTGGTCGGcctcattgtcttttttttttttttttttttttttttgaagggaacTAGAAATAGAGGAGTTGGTCTGAAGgagagaggtgggaggagaggctgggagaagtggaggaagaGATAACTGCGCAGTCAGGATTTAgtgcatgagagaagaataaaaattttaaaaatcagaaagaaatacCATTTCCCTTAAACACAAAGCCTGTAGTGGCAAGACTGTTCTCAGGCACTCAAGCTAATGGGCTTAAAGTGTAGCCCAATGCTGACTGACATCCAGCACACTTTAAAATGAATGGCTGTTAGGGATACTGTTCATGGAGGAGAATCAGATGTCAAAAATGAGTCTGCAACAACAGCCTGCTGCTCACATCTCATCCAATTGTTTGATGCTGATTTCTATGTTGCCCCAAAACTAGGTTTATGCTTTGTGTTGAGGGCTGGAGTGCTCAACTGGGAGTCTTTTCCTGAGGCCCTGATGTATGGAGAAGGAACACAGTTCCTCCCCTAAAACAAGGAATGGCTTCAGATCCTGAGAACCCAACTCTTCCCATCATGGGGATTCCCATCATGGGGTTATGTCTCAAGGCCACTGTGTACTTGGTCTGGAATGCTCTTGAGATACCCTGTGCTCCCTTTGTGCAACATTGTTTGATTAGCTTCCCACTAACTCAGTCCATTGTATGATGGCTTCGGCTGACTCTGTACCACTGTACTTCTTAATAAGCTTGTGTCCCAACCCCaaactttcttattttctctatattcTATCCTCTTTTTCTTCCGGATCTCCTGGTCCTCTCTTAGGACCCCACCACCGGTCTAGGTCACCTTTAAATGATTTAAAGCTAAAAGAATAtcttggctgggtgttggtggtgcatgcctttaataccatcattcagaaggcagaggcaggcagatctctgtgagttcaaggccaacctggtctacagagcaagttcagagACAGGCTcccaaacaatacagagaaaccctgtctcaaaaaaaaaccaaaaaaaagaatatttttagccCTTGCATATCATATACTGTTCACATTGCACTGTCCAACATAATGGTTTGTTGAAACACAGCACATCtattttcatttacatattgtTTGCAGCTACTTTGCAGTTGATTAGTCTTAATACATGGCCCACAAAACCTAAAATGTGTACTCTCGGGCTCTTAGGAATAAAAGCATTGATGTGTTATTCACAACACAAAAGAAGTCTTTCAACAGCTGAATGATCTCTAAGGTAAAGGTCATTACACTTGTAAAGCTGGAGTCCTGGCAGTTTCCTCAGATTTGAAACCAGGAACAGACTACTGAGTAGACTCCTCTCTATCCTCTCTCTGCTGTTTCTTGCAAAGCAACATAGTATTTCAAGGACTTGGAATTGTAAGCAACCACAAAGGGTAAGAGGACCCTCGAAATTGAACATAAAACACTCTACCTCATTTATTTCATTGGTTCTTCTCCCTTCAAAGCCAGCAAATACGGCACTCCCTTCCTTACTTGGAGTCAGAGGAATGGGGGAAGATGATCTGCTATGCACAGGCGTCTCTGCCAAAGAGAAAGTTGCAATTATTTACCCAGAAAGTTACAAAGAGTGACTGAACTAAAGACACTCATCAGGTAACTGATAAACACTAGACCAGGAATTGAAAGCAGTTCTTAAATGCTACAAAACGTTAGCAATATGATGACCTACATCTTATACAAGATAGCACCTGGAATATCATTTTTAGCATGTACAGATACATGTTACAACAGGAGTCAACTTTGAAAAAGTTATGCTAAGCTGAAAGGAGCCCATCACAGTGTCACATTATTGTGATTCCATTCATATGTAATCCACAGAATAGGCAAATCCAGGGACCGATGGAGATACCCTGGGGGTATCTTGGGGGACcaaaagagagtgttggatcccctggaactagagttagaactgtgaactgccatgtgggttctggcaaTTGAACAAACAACTGAACTGATTTTTGAGATGGCTACACCATTCTAACTATACTAAAAAGTCACTTTGAGTCATGAATTTTACAGCATATGAATTATATATCTCCAAAACTCTGATAAAAACCAGCATATGATTTGAACCCTTTCTTCAAACCGATGTTTGACAGGTAAGTTTTGAAAATAGGAATAGAAATGTAACATTCTACTAGCCTCATTCATCTTGAATATTCCAATAACTCCACTAGCTCACAAGACATAGCAGAGAGGGAGGGTGAAAAGCAACCTTAAACACAGTGCCCAGTCCTCCCTCTCCAATCCTCAGAGCTATCCAAGGCAGCTGCTTCTCCATCTTCCTATGGATGGTTTCCTCTTCTTCAAAGGAAGTAGCCTTCATAGCACTTGGGTGAGATCCCAGGAATAATATGCACTATATACACAGTTAGGGAGgctaaaaacaaaggaaaaagtggCTTTCCCAGGCCCGGGACTCTCAGAGCAAACTCACTTTTTTCCAAGTGCAGAAACAGCTTTGGCATGCTGGCAGATGTGTCCTGCTGCCGGCGCTTCGGCTGAGGTGAGGAGCTACTCTCCGACAGCCTGTCACAGTTGGTACTATGACGTGTGGACCTCCTTAGAGACTGCAGGGCTTCTGGATCAGCTTTGCGCCTCTTGGGGGTGGCTGGTTCACCACTAAGTGGCTGACTCTCGGTAGACTGTGGTGTGGATGGGTTCAACAAAGGTGGGCTAGGAGACAGCTCCTCCTGGCTCCTGGGCAAGAAGGACAGAGTCACTGGCAGCCTCTAAAGGCTTCTGCAAGGCCTCCTAAAGGCAGATTCACAAACTGGCTTGAGGGGGGCACACATATGCATCCCCAAGTATACTCAAACACACATGTTTCTTAAACAGTCCCTAAATAGGTGAGGTCACTATCACTCTGCAAGGAATGCTGTTATTAGAGACTACAATGCCTGGTCAATCTATTTTAGAGCTTTTGGGGATAAGGGTTGGCTCTAGCACAGAAAACCATTGCCAGTGTCTGGTGATATTACAGGCTTGTCACAACAGAGGGCAGATATGCTGCTGTCTAGTGGTTACAGACCAGGGATACTGCTAAAAGTGTCTTACATCACACAGAAAGAGCTCCAGAACAGAGATACTCTGGTCTAGGGAATAAGACTATCAAACAACATTTTACACATGTAAAAACTGCCAGGATATAAGAATGGCACAAGCATGTTAAACAAGGTCTACCCCAGACTGAGACTCATCAGGTGTGAAGCAAGCCATTCATGACTTCAACAGAGGTCCCCAGTGAGTTTTCCTGACCTCTCACCTGAGGTGACATGGAAAatgagggggagagaaaggaggtggggaggcagCTAATGCAGGGCACAGAAAATGAAAGTCTAACAAGATAGCAGTAGATAAGAGCAGATGCTGAGTGATTTAACATAGAAGGATGGTACTCTCAGTGCTAGAAAGCTCAGTCCTCTGGGCATGACATGATCATTGCTATCTTGGAGTTAGAGCATCTGCGATGAACCACACTAGGCACTTATAACCACTAACATTCCCTTGTGAAAGGTGGTAGGGCTCGGAAGGCACACAGAGCCCTCGTCTTCATAAAGATACTTAAAGCAGTTAATGCCTGCCGGGGAGAAGGAGGTGTGATTACTTGTAAGTAGCTCATGTTCCTATAACTAGCTAAATTCACTCACAACCCAAGCTAGACTTGAGAAGAACGGATTTTTAGTCTCTCGCACAACAttcaggaagagagaggagagggcatGGTGGGAGTGCCTTAGATTGAGGGAAAAGACTTTAGGTGAGGATGGATCCACCCTCACACCCTCTGCCAGAACAGAGAACAAAGCATGCTTAGGCATAGACAGAAGAAAAGCAGTAATGAAAGAAAAGCAGGCCCTAACCCATACTTAGGGCCAAAAGTTCCTGGCCCCTTGTGAACAATATCAAGAACTGTGACTCACCAGGGAGACATTCATtccatactacatacatacaggaGGCATTCATTCCATACTACAGATGTAAAGGCAAGAGGCTCAGAAAAAGCTGACCCAAATCATGTAAGAGCAAGGGAAGGATGTCAGTTGCACCTCCACTTTCCATGCTTCTGGCCCATGCTGCCTTTATCCTCTTCACTGTCTTCTGAAAGATGGGACAGCTGCTCAGAATCCACTGATAAAGTTTTTATCTACTCAGGAATCTCTTGTCTGTcctggtcttgctatgtagtcctaAGTAGCCTGGAACTCCTTCTAGAGACCATCTATCCCCAAATTcatagcagtcctcctgcctcagcctcttggatGCTAGGATGctaggcatgtaccatcatgttGGGTTACCCTGGAATGTTTACTTGGGAAAATCTTTTCACAACCATGATAATGTGAGTGATGATCCAGCTAACCCACGAATAAAAAGAAAGCCCCTGTAAGAACACTCTACATGTCCTTTCCTGCAAACATTCAGGCCCCCATAGCGGCAGatcaaatatttacaaaaagaaGTTAGACATGCCAGTGCTGACACCTGAGGGTGAAGGCGAACTTCCATGTTGGCTAACTCACCTGTTAGTTGTGGTGGTACTTTCCTTAATAGGAAGAAAGCATTTAGACGATGTCACCTTTTTATATTGAGCTTGTTCATATGGGTAGAGCAAAACCAATGGGAGAGTATAATCAAAAGTTATTCGTAATCCATCCACCATCTCCTTACAAAGGTCAACACTAGGAGGattgagaaaggaaaggttagAGATTAGAGACTCAGTAAAGTCACAGGTATTTTCCACACTTCACAATGAAggtgaacatttttaaaaatgcagttatttatttatttatttatttatttactttgattcagggtctcaccatatagccttggctggcatgtaactcactatgtagaccaaaatagcctcaaactcatacaggtcctgcctctgcctcctgagtgctgggattaaaggtgggtgctaCCCAGTTGAGGGCATACTCTTAAAATCT from Cricetulus griseus strain 17A/GY chromosome X, alternate assembly CriGri-PICRH-1.0, whole genome shotgun sequence encodes the following:
- the Msl3 gene encoding male-specific lethal 3 homolog isoform X1, with the translated sequence MSASEGMKFQFHSGEKVLCFEPDATKARVLYDAKIVDVIVGKDEKGRKIPEYLIHFNGWNSSWDRWASEDHVLHDTDENRRLQRKLAKKAIARLRGAGGKKRRCRLPGVDSVLKSVPVKETTQNDENSISSTCHDSSGEKNEEIKEHRQRRIKVKTKAKKKVLSLRSRKDMDERTITIDIPEVLKKQLEDDCYYINRRKRLVKLPCQTNIITILESYVKHFAINAAFSANERPRHHHAMMHAHMNVHYVPAEKNVDLCKEMVDGLRITFDYTLPLVLLYPYEQAQYKKVTSSKCFLPIKESTTTTNRSQEELSPSPPLLNPSTPQSTESQPLSGEPATPKRRKADPEALQSLRRSTRHSTNCDRLSESSSSPQPKRRQQDTSASMPKLFLHLEKKTPVHSRSSSPIPLTPSKEGSAVFAGFEGRRTNEINEVLSWKLVPDNYPPGDQPPPPSFIYGAQHLLRLFVKLPEILGKMSFSEKNLKALLKHFDLFLRFLAEYHDDFFPESAYVAACEAHYSTKNPRAIY
- the Msl3 gene encoding male-specific lethal 3 homolog isoform X2, with the translated sequence MVPGIRIVDVIVGKDEKGRKIPEYLIHFNGWNSSWDRWASEDHVLHDTDENRRLQRKLAKKAIARLRGAGGKKRRCRLPGVDSVLKSVPVKETTQNDENSISSTCHDSSGEKNEEIKEHRQRRIKVKTKAKKKVLSLRSRKDMDERTITIDIPEVLKKQLEDDCYYINRRKRLVKLPCQTNIITILESYVKHFAINAAFSANERPRHHHAMMHAHMNVHYVPAEKNVDLCKEMVDGLRITFDYTLPLVLLYPYEQAQYKKVTSSKCFLPIKESTTTTNRSQEELSPSPPLLNPSTPQSTESQPLSGEPATPKRRKADPEALQSLRRSTRHSTNCDRLSESSSSPQPKRRQQDTSASMPKLFLHLEKKTPVHSRSSSPIPLTPSKEGSAVFAGFEGRRTNEINEVLSWKLVPDNYPPGDQPPPPSFIYGAQHLLRLFVKLPEILGKMSFSEKNLKALLKHFDLFLRFLAEYHDDFFPESAYVAACEAHYSTKNPRAIY
- the Msl3 gene encoding male-specific lethal 3 homolog isoform X3, whose amino-acid sequence is MDERTITIDIPEVLKKQLEDDCYYINRRKRLVKLPCQTNIITILESYVKHFAINAAFSANERPRHHHAMMHAHMNVHYVPAEKNVDLCKEMVDGLRITFDYTLPLVLLYPYEQAQYKKVTSSKCFLPIKESTTTTNRSQEELSPSPPLLNPSTPQSTESQPLSGEPATPKRRKADPEALQSLRRSTRHSTNCDRLSESSSSPQPKRRQQDTSASMPKLFLHLEKKTPVHSRSSSPIPLTPSKEGSAVFAGFEGRRTNEINEVLSWKLVPDNYPPGDQPPPPSFIYGAQHLLRLFVKLPEILGKMSFSEKNLKALLKHFDLFLRFLAEYHDDFFPESAYVAACEAHYSTKNPRAIY